In the genome of Thermus sp. LT1-2-5, one region contains:
- a CDS encoding AAA family ATPase, which yields MEALFRLKEALNQTLFGQEEAIEALLATLLARGHALLEGAPGLGKTLLAESFAQGSGLSYKRIQFTPDLLPQDLTGSEIFRQGSFVFVPGPLFAQVVLADEINRAPPKVQSALLEAMQERAVTAGGVRHPLPEPFFVIATQNPLELEGTYPLPEAQLDRFTAKIPFRPPRREVWLRILTEEPKLPEPQAVDFLQGQKEATEVRVAKEALEAITHVAFLTQEDKRLRMGLSPRGAKAWLALAKALAYLRGKPLVDWKELKDAAFLALPHRLFLTEEALYEGESAEGVLREVLRKGGVP from the coding sequence CGAGGCCCTTCTGGCCACCCTCTTGGCCCGGGGGCACGCCCTGTTGGAAGGGGCGCCGGGCCTGGGCAAAACCCTTCTGGCGGAAAGCTTCGCCCAAGGAAGCGGCCTCTCCTACAAGCGCATCCAGTTCACCCCCGACCTTCTCCCCCAGGACCTCACCGGGAGCGAGATTTTCCGCCAGGGAAGCTTCGTCTTCGTACCAGGTCCCCTCTTCGCCCAGGTGGTGCTGGCGGACGAGATCAACCGGGCCCCGCCCAAGGTGCAGTCGGCCCTCCTCGAGGCCATGCAGGAGCGGGCCGTGACGGCAGGCGGGGTGCGCCACCCCCTGCCTGAGCCCTTCTTCGTCATCGCCACGCAAAACCCCCTGGAGCTGGAGGGCACCTACCCCCTGCCCGAGGCCCAGCTGGACCGCTTCACCGCCAAAATTCCCTTCCGCCCCCCCAGGCGGGAGGTGTGGCTCCGCATCCTCACCGAGGAGCCCAAGCTCCCCGAGCCCCAGGCGGTGGACTTCCTCCAGGGGCAAAAGGAGGCCACGGAGGTGCGGGTGGCCAAGGAGGCCCTAGAGGCCATCACCCACGTGGCCTTCTTGACCCAGGAGGACAAGCGGCTTCGCATGGGGCTTTCCCCCCGGGGGGCCAAGGCCTGGCTGGCCTTGGCCAAGGCCCTAGCTTACCTGAGGGGGAAGCCCCTGGTAGACTGGAAAGAACTCAAAGATGCTGCCTTCTTAGCCCTCCCCCACCGCCTCTTCCTCACGGAGGAGGCCCTCTACGAGGGGGAAAGCGCAGAAGGGGTGCTGCGGGAGGTTTTGCGGAAAGGAGGGGTGCCATGA